The genomic segment TGCAAAAGGCTGATTATATAATTCCTTTAGCTGCATTGGTAGGCGCGCCGCTGTGCAATAAAGATAAAGTCGGGGCAGCAACTATCAACAGGGATGCAATAGCATCAATAACTAAGCTCATATCAAAAGAACAGCGAATTGTAATGCCTACGACAAATAGCGGGTATGGTGTTGGCCAAAAAGGCGTTTATTGCACAGAAAAAACTTCACTAAACCCTATTACTTTATACGGTGTAGTCAAAATGGAAGCAGAAAAGATTATTCTTGATAGGGGAAATTCCATAAGCTTCAGGCTGGCGACTGTTTTCGGAACGTCTCCCCGGATGAGAATCGACCTTTTAGTAAATGATTTTACTTACAGGGCAGTTACAGACAGATTTGTGGTTGTCTTTGAAGGACACTTTAAGAGAAACTATATTCACATAAGGGATGTCGTAAGGGCATTCATCCATGCAATAGACAACTTTGATAAAATGAAAAACGAAGCGTATAACGTTGGTCTATCCGATGCAAACCTTTCCAAATTAGAGCTCTGCGCAAAGATTCAGGAACAGATCCCTGATTTTGTTTATCTTGAAGCCCCGGTTGGTGAAGA from the Pseudomonadota bacterium genome contains:
- a CDS encoding SDR family oxidoreductase, which produces MYNILVTGGGGYIGSMLAPELLKLGNKVTVLDNFMYQQNSLLDCCVNDSFDVVRGDARDENVLKPLLQKADYIIPLAALVGAPLCNKDKVGAATINRDAIASITKLISKEQRIVMPTTNSGYGVGQKGVYCTEKTSLNPITLYGVVKMEAEKIILDRGNSISFRLATVFGTSPRMRIDLLVNDFTYRAVTDRFVVVFEGHFKRNYIHIRDVVRAFIHAIDNFDKMKNEAYNVGLSDANLSKLELCAKIQEQIPDFVYLEAPVGEDPDKRDYIVSNEKIEKTGFKPIHSLEMGIKELIKGYKIITNSKYGNV